One region of Sulfuricurvum sp. genomic DNA includes:
- a CDS encoding TIR domain-containing protein yields MSNNVRHKVFITYHHADQEEVNDFITTFSDERNVFISRVLGVDMEESIISSTDTDYVMKRIRELYLKDSTVTIVLMGKCTWARRYVDWEIQSSLRSGNTLTPNGLLGIKLPSFKSGTNFPNRLNLNLKQNDQQVDCYARWIEYPTRKDTLANAIHNAFLARTSKTNLIVNPRDRFVNNRSCQ; encoded by the coding sequence ATGAGTAACAACGTACGACACAAAGTATTTATTACCTATCACCACGCAGACCAAGAGGAAGTAAATGATTTCATAACTACTTTTTCTGATGAACGAAATGTATTTATATCGAGAGTTCTGGGCGTTGATATGGAGGAAAGCATAATTAGTAGCACAGATACTGATTATGTTATGAAGCGAATCAGGGAATTATATCTGAAAGATTCCACGGTAACAATTGTACTTATGGGTAAATGCACGTGGGCTCGTAGGTATGTTGACTGGGAGATACAATCATCTCTAAGAAGCGGCAATACATTGACACCCAACGGCTTACTTGGGATTAAGTTGCCTAGTTTTAAAAGTGGAACCAACTTCCCAAACAGACTGAACTTGAATTTGAAGCAAAATGATCAGCAAGTAGATTGCTATGCACGATGGATTGAGTACCCAACGCGCAAGGACACTCTGGCTAATGCAATACATAATGCATTTCTGGCAAGGACTTCAAAAACAAATCTAATTGTAAATCCGAGAGATCGGTTCGTTAATAATCGTAGCTGTCAATAA
- a CDS encoding toll/interleukin-1 receptor domain-containing protein: MPVFLSHRKADKASALKIYAYLEANKIKCYIDEFDEVLQRSKNITDVIMSRIGDCSHLMAIMSHNTSGSWWVPFEVGVASEADRRICSYKIDGVSLPEYLDIWPIMNRPEHLAEFVRLYNNDSSVLLEKSESLRASYASVKSSGDFHRMLKSATGQR; encoded by the coding sequence ATGCCAGTGTTTTTGTCTCATCGTAAAGCAGATAAAGCATCTGCTCTCAAGATATACGCATATTTGGAGGCCAACAAGATTAAGTGCTATATTGATGAATTTGATGAAGTACTGCAACGATCTAAAAATATTACTGATGTTATTATGTCAAGAATAGGTGACTGTAGCCATTTAATGGCGATAATGTCACACAATACATCAGGTTCTTGGTGGGTCCCTTTTGAAGTAGGGGTTGCTTCTGAAGCTGATAGGCGTATCTGTTCATACAAAATTGATGGCGTCAGTTTGCCCGAATATTTAGATATTTGGCCGATAATGAATAGACCCGAACATTTAGCAGAATTTGTAAGACTGTATAATAATGATAGCAGTGTTCTACTTGAAAAATCTGAATCTCTCAGGGCTTCTTATGCGTCAGTAAAGTCATCAGGCGATTTTCATCGAATGTTGAAGTCAGCTACCGGGCAACGTTAA